Proteins encoded within one genomic window of Cucumis sativus cultivar 9930 chromosome 3, Cucumber_9930_V3, whole genome shotgun sequence:
- the LOC101212661 gene encoding peroxisomal membrane protein 11B, which translates to MNDTVDKLVIFLAKRDGIDKLVKTFQYVSKLVHWHLETSHPDKATRAKNWEVASGISRKAFRTGRFLTGFNALRRSPGSTPTFQFLAVLANAGEMVYFFFDHLLWLSRIGTLDAKLAKKMSFISAFGESFGYIFFIVADVIMLKRGIEAERKLRSSKEDSKEDSKEESINKIKSDRIMRLMAVAANVADLIIGLAEIEPNPFCNHTITLGISGLVSAWAGWYRNWPS; encoded by the coding sequence ATGAATGACACAGTGGATAAACTCGTAATCTTCTTAGCCAAAAGAGATGGCATAGACAAGCTTGTGAAGACCTTCCAATATGTCTCCAAATTGGTTCACTGGCACCTTGAAACCTCTCATCCAGACAAAGCAACCAGAGCCAAGAACTGGGAAGTTGCTTCGGGGATTAGTCGAAAAGCCTTTCGAACCGGGCGTTTCCTGACTGGCTTCAATGCCCTCCGACGCTCCCCTGGATCAACTCCGACGTTTCAGTTCCTGGCTGTTCTTGCTAATGCAGGTGAAATGGTTTACTTCTTCTTTGACCACTTGCTTTGGCTGTCAAGAATTGGGACACTTGATGCGAAGTTAGCCAAAAAGATGAGCTTTATATCAGCCTTTGGTGAGTCTTTTGGATACATATTCTTCATAGTTGCTGATGTTATTATGCTTAAACGAGGGATTGAGGCAGAGAGGAAGCTGAGAAGTTCTAAAGAGGATTCAAAAGAGGATTCAAAAGAGGAAAgtattaacaaaatcaaaagtgaTAGAATTATGAGGCTTATGGCAGTGGCAGCTAATGTTGCAGATTTGATTATTGGGTTGGCTGAGATTGAGCCTAATCCATTTTGCAACCATACAATCACCCTTGGGATAAGTGGGCTGGTCTCTGCTTGGGCTGGTTGGTACAGAAATTGGCCATCTTAG
- the LOC101212895 gene encoding cell number regulator 6 → MGDGAAPSRYVKLKKDQAPLEEIKPGELNQPIDVPQLNVRKCNECGQPLPESFEPPADEPWTTGIFGCAEDPQSCWTGLFCPCVLFGRNVESLRDDDMEWTRPCVCHAIFVEGGIALATATAAFHCIDPNTSFLICEGLLFTWWMCGIYTGLVRQSLQKKYHLKNSPCDPCMTHCCLHWCALCQEHREMKGRLADNFAVPMTIVNPPPVQEMKSENDEEGTTSSSNMRNGQTNLEMQAL, encoded by the exons ATGGGTGATGGGGCTGCGCCTTCTCGGTatgtgaaattgaagaaagatcAAGCGCCTTTGGAAGAAATCAAGCCAGGAGAGCTTAACCAGCCCATTGATGTTCCTCAG TTAAATGTAAGAAAGTGTAACGAGTGTGGACAGCCACTACCTGAAAGCTTTGAGCCTCCAGCGGATGAACCTTGGACAACTGGGATTTTTGGCTGTGCTGAAGATCCACAAAGTT GCTGGACTGGGCTGTTTTGTCCATGTGTTTTGTTTGGGCGCAATGTCGAAAGCTTGAGAGACGATGATATGGAATGGACCAGGCCATGTGTTTGTCATGCTATATTTGTTGAAGGTGGCATTGCCTTGGCGACAGCAACTGCAGCGTTCCATTGCATTGATCCAAACACGTCTTTTCTCATTTGTGAGGGATTATTGTTTACCTGGTGGATGTGTGGCATTTACACTGGACTCGTCCGCCAATCTTTGCAGAAGAAGTATCATCTAAAG AACTCCCCATGTGATCCTTGCATGACACATTGCTGCCTGCACTGGTGTGCTTTATGCCAAGAACACAGGGAGATGAAGGGACGTCTAGCCGATAACTTTGCGGTGCCAATGACAATCGTTAACCCCCCACCGGTTCAAGAAATGAAGTCAGAAAATGATGAGGAAGGCACAACTTCATCTTCGAACATGAGGAATGGGCAGACCAATCTGGAAATGCAAGCTTTGTAG
- the LOC101212172 gene encoding trehalose-phosphate phosphatase A isoform X2, protein MLLIPRKKTGVLDDVRASSWLDAMKSSSPPPNRISKDDMNELPSLDPDILYRNWMIKYPSALASFDQIVPHAKGKRIALFLDYDGTLSPIVDNPDGAFMSDAMRATVKEAAKYFPTAIISGRSRDKVYEFIGLKELYYAGSHGMDIMVSDRHSADNQGKEVMFQPASEFLPLIDEVYKSLIEITKGIAGAKVENNKFCVSVHYRNVDDKNWNALANSVYDLLENYPRLRVSHGRKVLEVRPVISWDKGKAVAFLLETLGLNNCDEVLPIYIGDDRTDEDAFRVLKERNCGYGILVSSVAKESSAAYSLRDPSEVMEFLKSLVTWRKSSAL, encoded by the exons ATGCTTCTAATACCCAGGAAAAAAACTGGTGTGCTTGATGATGTTCGAGCAAGCAGCTGGCTTGATGCTATGAAATCTTCATCTCCTCCTCCTAATAGGATTTCCAAGGACGATATGAATGAGCTTCCATCATTGGATCCAGATATTTTGTATCGCAATTGGATG ATTAAGTATCCATCAGCACTTGCCTCATTCGACCAGATCGTACCTCATgcaaaaggaaagagaataGCATTATTTTTGGATTATGATGGCACTCTCTCACCAATTGTAGATAACCCTGACGGCGCTTTCATGTCTGATGCT ATGCGTGCTACTGTGAAAGAGGCtgcaaaatattttccaaCGGCTATAATTAGTGGAAGAAGTCGTGACAAG GTTTACGAATTTATTGGACTAAAAGAACTTTACTATGCTGGTAGTCATGGAATGGACATTATGGTCTCTGATAGACACTCAGCTGACAACCAG GGCAAGGAAGTTATGTTCCAGCCTGCTAGTGAGTTTTTACCTTTGATAGACGAG GTTTACAAATCCCTGATTGAAATCACCAAGGGGATTGCTGGAgcaaaagttgaaaacaacAAGTTCTGTGTCTCTGTTCACTATAGAAATGTGGATGATAAG AACTGGAATGCTCTTGCGAATTCTGTTTACGACCTTTTGGAAAATTACCCCCGGCTGCGTGTCAGTCATGGTCGTAAG GTTTTAGAAGTACGACCTGTGATTAGCTGGGACAAGGGCAAGGCTGTTGCATTCTTGCTTGAAACCCTAG GACTTAACAATTGCGATGAAGTGCTGCCGATTTACATAGGAGATGATCGCACGGATGAAGATGCCTTCAGG GTactgaaagaaagaaattgtgGTTATGGCATATTAGTCTCTTCAGTGGCCAAGGAAAGCAGTGCAGCTTACTCTTTGAGAGACCCATCTGAG GTGATGGAGTTTCTGAAGTCACTGGTGACATGGAGGAAGTCAAGTGCTTTATGA
- the LOC101212172 gene encoding trehalose-phosphate phosphatase A isoform X1 codes for MDLKSNHNSPILTDPAPISKSRLGVHLNMLPYVSAPGVGFSPNMLLIPRKKTGVLDDVRASSWLDAMKSSSPPPNRISKDDMNELPSLDPDILYRNWMIKYPSALASFDQIVPHAKGKRIALFLDYDGTLSPIVDNPDGAFMSDAMRATVKEAAKYFPTAIISGRSRDKVYEFIGLKELYYAGSHGMDIMVSDRHSADNQGKEVMFQPASEFLPLIDEVYKSLIEITKGIAGAKVENNKFCVSVHYRNVDDKNWNALANSVYDLLENYPRLRVSHGRKVLEVRPVISWDKGKAVAFLLETLGLNNCDEVLPIYIGDDRTDEDAFRVLKERNCGYGILVSSVAKESSAAYSLRDPSEVMEFLKSLVTWRKSSAL; via the exons ATGGATCTTAAATCGAATCACAACTCTCCCATACTCACCGACCCTGCGCCTATCAGCAAGTCTAGGCTCGGCGTGCATTTGAATATGTTGCCCTATGTATCTGCTCCAGGAGTTGGTTTCTCGCCAAATATGCTTCTAATACCCAGGAAAAAAACTGGTGTGCTTGATGATGTTCGAGCAAGCAGCTGGCTTGATGCTATGAAATCTTCATCTCCTCCTCCTAATAGGATTTCCAAGGACGATATGAATGAGCTTCCATCATTGGATCCAGATATTTTGTATCGCAATTGGATG ATTAAGTATCCATCAGCACTTGCCTCATTCGACCAGATCGTACCTCATgcaaaaggaaagagaataGCATTATTTTTGGATTATGATGGCACTCTCTCACCAATTGTAGATAACCCTGACGGCGCTTTCATGTCTGATGCT ATGCGTGCTACTGTGAAAGAGGCtgcaaaatattttccaaCGGCTATAATTAGTGGAAGAAGTCGTGACAAG GTTTACGAATTTATTGGACTAAAAGAACTTTACTATGCTGGTAGTCATGGAATGGACATTATGGTCTCTGATAGACACTCAGCTGACAACCAG GGCAAGGAAGTTATGTTCCAGCCTGCTAGTGAGTTTTTACCTTTGATAGACGAG GTTTACAAATCCCTGATTGAAATCACCAAGGGGATTGCTGGAgcaaaagttgaaaacaacAAGTTCTGTGTCTCTGTTCACTATAGAAATGTGGATGATAAG AACTGGAATGCTCTTGCGAATTCTGTTTACGACCTTTTGGAAAATTACCCCCGGCTGCGTGTCAGTCATGGTCGTAAG GTTTTAGAAGTACGACCTGTGATTAGCTGGGACAAGGGCAAGGCTGTTGCATTCTTGCTTGAAACCCTAG GACTTAACAATTGCGATGAAGTGCTGCCGATTTACATAGGAGATGATCGCACGGATGAAGATGCCTTCAGG GTactgaaagaaagaaattgtgGTTATGGCATATTAGTCTCTTCAGTGGCCAAGGAAAGCAGTGCAGCTTACTCTTTGAGAGACCCATCTGAG GTGATGGAGTTTCTGAAGTCACTGGTGACATGGAGGAAGTCAAGTGCTTTATGA
- the LOC101212416 gene encoding conserved oligomeric Golgi complex subunit 7 has translation MNLDLGPFSGENFDPKKWINSACQTRHPQESLDKHLVDLEMKLQMVSEEIAASLEELSANALLRVPRATRDVIRLRDDAVSLRSAVSGILLKLKKAEGSSAESIAALARVDTVKQRMEAAYETLQDAAGLAQLSSTVEDVFASGDLPRAAETLANMRHCLSAVGEVAEFANVRKQLEVLEDRLDAMVQPRLTDALTNRKVDVAQDLRVILLRIGRFKSLEQNYTKVHLKPIKQLWEDFDSKQRAHKIANEKNEFERPTTNNDFQSSFPSVSFTSWLPSFYDELLLYLEQEWKWCMIAFPDDYKALVPKLLIEIMAVVGSSFISRLNYATADVVPGTLGKGILDVLSGDMPKGVKIQTKHLEALIDLHNMTGSFARNVQHLFSESNLNILTNTLKAVYFPFETFKQRYGQMERAILSAEIAEVDLRGAVTRGVGAQGIELSETVRRMEESIPQVILFLEAAVERCISFTGGSEADEILLALDDVMLQYISSLQETLKSLRVVCGIDQSSDGVGSKKETGLDKKDGTRKVDLMSNEEEWSIVQGTLQMLTVADCLTSRSSVFEASLRATLARLSTTLSVSVFGSSLDQNQSHIVGDYSNREVTMGGRAALDMAAIRLVDVPEKAKKLFNLLDQSKDPRFHALPLASQRVSAFADKVNELVYDVLISKVRQRLSDVSRLPIWSSVEEHSALPLPTFSSYPQSYVTSVGEYLLTLPQQLEPLAEGISNSNANNDEAQFFAAEWMCKVAEGTAALYTEQLRGIQHVTDRGAQQLSVDIEYLTNVLSALSMEIPPALATFLTCLSTSREQLKDLLKSDSGRELDLPTANLVCKMRRVNLD, from the exons ATGAATCTGGATTTAGGTCCCTTCTCCGGCGAGAATTTCGACCCCAAGAAATGGATCAACTCCGCTTGCCAGACTCGCCATCCACAGGAGTCTTTGGACAAGCACCTTGTCGATTTGGAGATGAAGCTTCAAATGGTGTCCGAGGAGATCGCTGCCTCACTCGAGGAGCTCAGTGCCAATGCTCTCCTTCGCGTTCCTCGTGCTACTCGCGATGTTATCCGTTTACGTGACGATGCTGTTTCTCTCCGATCTGCCGTCTCTGGGATCCTCCTGAAGCTTAAGAAG GCAGAGGGATCCTCCGCAGAATCTATAGCTGCCCTTGCTAGAGTTGATACTGTTAAGCAGAGAATGGAAGCTGCTTATGAGACATTACAG GATGCCGCTGGGTTAGCTCAATTAAGTTCAACAGTGGAAGATGTCTTTGCCAGTGGCGATCTTCCTCGGGCTGCTGAAACCTTGGCCAACATGAGACATTGCTTGTCTGCGGTTGGTGAG GTTGCTGAGTTTGCTAATGTGAGGAAGCAACTTGAGGTCTTAGAGGACAGGCTTGATGCTATGGTTCAACCTCGTTTAACAGATGCACTAACAAACAGAAAG GTTGATGTTGCTCAAGATTTGAGGGTGATTCTCCTTCGAATTGGAAGATTCAAATCTCTGGAGCAGAACTATACGAAAGTTCACTTGAAGCCTATAAAGCAACTTTGGGAAGATTTTGACTCAAAGCAACGAGCACATAAAATTGCTAATGAAAAGAATGAATTTGAAAGACCAACGACTAATAATGATTTTCAATCAAGTTTTCCATCAGTTTCATTCACCAGTTGGCTGCCAAGTTTCTATGACGAATTGCTACTTTACCTTGAACAAGAATGGAAGTG GTGTATGATTGCGTTTCCCGATGATTACAAAGCTCTTGTCCCAAAGCTTTTGATTGAGATAATGGCAGTTGTGGGATCAAGTTTTATTTCCCGTCTTAACTATGCAACTGCGGATGTTGTTCCTGGAACATTGGGGAAAG GAATATTAGATGTTTTATCTGGAGATATGCCAAAGGGTGTCAAGATTCAAACTAAGCATCTAGAAGCACTCATTGATTTACATAATATGACGGGAAGCTTTGCTCGGAATGTTCAACATTTGTTCTCAGAATCAAATCTGAACATTTTAACCAACACGCTGAAGGCtgtatattttccttttgaaacCTTTAAACAAAG ATATGGACAAATGGAGCGTGCTATCCTTTCAGCTGAAATTGCAGAGGTAGATCTTAGAGGAGCTGTCACTCGAGGTGTGGGAGCTCAAGGGATTGAACTTAGTGAAACAGTGCGTAGAATGGAGGAGTCTATCCCacaagttattttatttcttgaaGCAGCTGTTGAGAGGTGCATTAGCTTTACGGGTGGTTCTGAGGCTGATGAAATACTTCTAGCTCTTGATGATGTGATGTTACAGTATATTTCTTCACTCCAGGAAACTCTAAAATCCCTTAGAGTTGTCTGTGGAATTGATCAGAGTAGTGATGGTGTTGGGTCAAAGAAGGAAACTGGGTTGGACAAGAAGGATGGAACACGCAAAGTTGACTTGATGTCAAATGAGGAAGAGTGGTCCATCGTCCAGGGGACACTACAGATGCTAACTGTGGCTGATTGTTTGACTAGCAGGTCTTCTGTATTTGAAGCTTCTTTGAGGGCTACTCTTGCCAGACTGAGCACAACCTTATCTGTTTCAGTCTTTGGTTCGAGTTTGGACCAAAATCAGTCTCACATAGTTGGCGATTACAGCAATAGGGAAGTGACTATGGGTGGCAGGGCTGCCTTGGATATGGCAGCTATTCGCCTTGTTGATGTTCCTGAGAAGGcaaaaaaacttttcaacCTCTTAGATCAG TCAAAAGATCCACGTTTCCATGCTCTTCCACTTGCATCTCAGAGAGTTTCAGCATTTGCAGACAAGGTTAACGAACTCGTATATGATGTTCTCATATCCAAAGTACGACAACGCCTAAGTGATGTATCTCGTTTGCCAATATGGTCTTCGGTTGAGGAACATAGTGCCTTACCTCTTCCAACATTCAGCTCTTACCCCCAGTCTTACGTTACCAGTGTTGGTGAATATCTTCTCACTTTACCCCAACAGCTGGAGCCACTTGCCGAGGGTATCTCTAATAGCAATGCAAACAATGACGAGGCTCAGTTTTTTGCTGCAGAATGGATGTGCAAG GTTGCCGAGGGTACAGCTGCACTTTACACGGAGCAATTGCGTGGGATACAACATGTAACTGATCGTGGAGCACAACAGTTGTCTGTCGACATCGAGTATCTGACAAACGTGCTCTCTGCCCTGTCAATGGAAATTCCTCCTGCTCTCGCCACATTTCTCACTTGCCTTTCAACTTCAAGAGAGCAGCTTAAAGATCTTCTCAAATCTGATTCTGGAAGGGAGCTTGATCTTCCAACAGCAAACCTTGTATGTAAGATGCGGCGTGTCAACTTAgattag